The following proteins are co-located in the Heliorestis convoluta genome:
- a CDS encoding spore germination protein, with protein sequence MSSLNWKKLIKSFLSIKKPPIDKSFSLKPTPPLKKSPLEEPEDVTSLYKPQEKPTPFPDQKNQEDQESGVIPNNLSSVRHWLDQEFLLSLNDDVMVRPLSIGLPYSVPALLVYFHSQVSTEHLSTMLIHPLTMEVTPPASSPETATLLDLLACKVTTAPGETLITQDKKTIVERLINGHVILFVEGQEKALVIEGITVPGRAISPPTIESTARGPQESFVEDLDTNIGLVRARLRTPRLVCEIRVVGRLARTRYCLVYIAGLTNPALVKEMRKRIQSIDVDTVHDLGLFEQYLEDQSNSLVPQHVITERPDRVTAALSDGSMAVLLDRSPYGLVAPITLWNFIHSPEDMYLRTPFGNFIRLLRLFSVIITLFAPALYMAVQAYHPEMLPTELMLATAGAREQVPFPVFIEILFLELSLELIREASLRVPQQVGPTIGIVGAIIIGQAAVEAGLVSPILVVIMAITALASFSLPTYTFFYSIRILRLILLVGAAFLGLYGLAIVALLLAFHLAGVKSLGVPLLSPLTPKRPFGDDFIFRGPISYQNKRPLSLRSLDKFRENQWRPPRSRIGKIKLRRTL encoded by the coding sequence TTGTCTTCACTGAACTGGAAGAAGCTTATAAAAAGTTTTTTGTCTATCAAAAAGCCACCCATCGATAAATCCTTTTCTCTTAAGCCGACGCCCCCCTTGAAAAAAAGTCCTCTAGAAGAGCCTGAAGATGTAACATCCCTGTACAAACCACAGGAAAAACCAACACCTTTTCCCGATCAAAAGAACCAGGAAGACCAAGAGTCTGGCGTCATTCCTAACAACCTTTCTTCGGTTCGCCATTGGCTTGATCAAGAATTTCTTCTCTCACTGAATGACGACGTAATGGTGCGACCTCTCTCCATTGGCTTGCCTTATTCTGTACCTGCTTTACTCGTCTACTTTCATAGCCAGGTCAGTACAGAGCATCTAAGCACGATGCTGATTCACCCTTTAACCATGGAAGTGACGCCACCGGCGTCTTCGCCAGAAACAGCGACTTTATTAGATCTTCTAGCTTGCAAGGTCACTACAGCACCAGGAGAAACCTTAATCACCCAGGACAAGAAAACGATTGTAGAACGACTCATCAATGGTCATGTTATTCTTTTTGTAGAAGGTCAGGAAAAAGCTTTGGTGATTGAAGGCATTACCGTGCCGGGGCGGGCCATTTCTCCTCCTACCATCGAATCAACAGCTCGGGGACCTCAAGAAAGTTTTGTAGAAGATCTTGATACGAACATCGGTCTCGTACGGGCCCGCCTGCGGACACCGCGGTTGGTCTGCGAGATTCGTGTTGTCGGACGCCTTGCACGCACTCGTTATTGCTTAGTCTATATTGCCGGACTGACCAATCCAGCGCTTGTGAAGGAGATGCGCAAACGCATTCAATCCATTGATGTAGATACGGTTCACGATCTTGGACTGTTTGAACAATATTTAGAAGATCAAAGCAACTCACTCGTTCCACAACATGTCATAACAGAGCGACCGGATCGGGTTACAGCAGCACTTTCCGATGGTTCGATGGCCGTTCTTTTGGATCGCAGTCCTTATGGCCTTGTAGCACCTATCACACTCTGGAATTTTATTCATTCTCCCGAAGACATGTATCTTCGTACACCTTTTGGGAATTTCATTCGCTTGCTTCGCCTTTTTTCTGTGATTATTACACTATTTGCACCGGCTTTGTATATGGCTGTGCAGGCTTATCACCCAGAGATGTTGCCGACCGAACTCATGCTGGCTACGGCAGGTGCTCGAGAACAAGTGCCCTTTCCTGTCTTTATTGAAATACTCTTTCTTGAATTGTCATTGGAGTTAATTCGTGAAGCCAGCTTGCGAGTGCCTCAACAAGTGGGTCCTACCATCGGTATCGTAGGCGCCATTATTATCGGTCAGGCTGCTGTTGAAGCAGGCCTCGTTTCTCCCATTCTTGTTGTAATCATGGCCATTACGGCTTTAGCCAGCTTTAGCCTCCCGACTTATACTTTTTTCTATAGCATTCGAATCTTACGACTTATTCTATTAGTAGGCGCTGCCTTCCTCGGACTGTATGGTCTGGCCATCGTCGCTTTATTACTAGCTTTTCACCTAGCCGGGGTCAAATCTCTAGGCGTACCTTTGCTATCACCCCTTACGCCCAAAAGACCTTTTGGAGATGACTTTATTTTTCGAGGACCTATTTCTTACCAGAACAAGCGTCCTCTCTCTCTACGAAGTCTTGATAAATTTCGTGAAAATCAATGGCGACCGCCTCGTTCTAGAATAGGTAAGATAAAACTGCGCAGAACGCTCTAA
- the thiS gene encoding sulfur carrier protein ThiS, with amino-acid sequence MKVTVNGEPVEVASPMSLITYLESKELPLEGLIIEYNGSILSRDGWEKVTFAEGDQIEILMFVGGG; translated from the coding sequence ATGAAGGTTACAGTGAATGGCGAACCTGTCGAAGTAGCCTCTCCTATGTCTCTGATCACCTACTTAGAATCCAAAGAGCTTCCTTTAGAAGGCTTGATTATTGAGTACAATGGTTCCATTCTCTCTAGAGATGGTTGGGAGAAGGTTACTTTCGCAGAAGGCGATCAAATTGAGATATTGATGTTTGTTGGAGGTGGTTAA
- a CDS encoding superoxide dismutase, whose protein sequence is MSKISAYPLDPALLQLKGISPKQIKEHEKLYKGYVKTINEIRSRLQQVDRADQNPRYTPYRCLKVEETFNINGVVLHELYFENLGGTGRPHGPIVDALKKNFGSYEAWEKDFKAAAAASRGWVLLSLDFRDQKLHNYLADAHDKGIVDCATTLLIIDMYEHAYFLDYGTERERYIDAFMKNIDWDVVNRRFISLQSWADQLNSADHTEESLY, encoded by the coding sequence ATGAGTAAAATCAGCGCTTATCCTCTTGATCCAGCTCTATTGCAATTAAAGGGCATTTCTCCAAAGCAGATTAAAGAGCATGAAAAACTTTACAAAGGCTATGTAAAGACTATTAACGAGATTCGCAGTCGTCTCCAACAAGTAGACCGAGCAGACCAGAACCCTCGTTATACCCCCTACCGCTGTCTGAAAGTAGAGGAAACGTTCAATATTAACGGTGTCGTTCTTCACGAACTTTACTTCGAAAACCTTGGAGGTACAGGACGCCCTCACGGACCTATTGTAGATGCACTTAAGAAAAACTTTGGCTCCTATGAAGCCTGGGAAAAAGATTTTAAAGCGGCAGCTGCTGCTTCTCGCGGCTGGGTCTTACTTAGTCTTGATTTTCGCGATCAGAAGCTCCATAACTACCTGGCCGATGCTCACGATAAAGGCATTGTGGATTGCGCCACCACACTCTTAATTATCGACATGTATGAACATGCCTACTTCCTAGACTATGGCACAGAGCGCGAGCGCTACATCGACGCTTTTATGAAAAACATTGACTGGGATGTGGTGAACAGACGCTTCATAAGTCTACAAAGCTGGGCTGATCAATTAAACAGTGCAGACCATACAGAAGAAAGCCTCTATTAA
- a CDS encoding ATP-binding cassette domain-containing protein translates to MTIIYVEDLVKQFKDFTAVKGISFEVQKGEIFGFLGPNGAGKSTTIKILCTLLSLTSGKAMLNGFDVTKEALKVRQSIGLVFQDYSLDDRLTAEENLYFHAMLYSVPREQMKERMDQVLAMVDLTDRRRDPVRNFSGGMKRRLEIARGLLHHPKVLFLDEPTIGLDPQTRRAIWSHVNKLRDEFELSVFMTTHYMEEAENCDRIAIIDHGDIVALDSPESLKEQVGGDVITIRTDQNEAMIGAIGEKYGLQSTLVGDSIRLEVQDGSSFIPRVVADFPGAIQSIHVHEPTLDDVFLKITGRAIRDELISEAERSRQKVRSFRKGKR, encoded by the coding sequence ATGACGATTATATATGTAGAAGATCTGGTTAAGCAGTTTAAAGATTTTACAGCGGTAAAAGGGATATCTTTCGAAGTACAAAAAGGTGAAATCTTTGGCTTTCTTGGTCCCAATGGCGCTGGTAAATCAACGACAATTAAGATACTTTGCACTTTGCTTTCTCTTACATCAGGCAAAGCAATGCTGAATGGATTTGATGTAACGAAAGAAGCGCTCAAAGTGCGTCAGTCCATTGGCTTGGTTTTTCAAGATTACTCGCTTGACGATCGATTGACGGCAGAAGAGAATCTTTACTTCCATGCCATGCTATATAGTGTACCTCGGGAGCAGATGAAAGAACGGATGGATCAAGTCTTGGCTATGGTTGATTTAACGGACCGACGACGCGATCCAGTGCGCAATTTTTCTGGAGGCATGAAACGACGCTTAGAAATTGCCCGAGGTCTCTTGCATCATCCCAAAGTACTTTTTCTTGATGAGCCCACCATTGGTCTGGATCCACAGACACGCCGAGCTATCTGGAGCCATGTAAATAAATTGCGCGATGAATTTGAGCTAAGCGTTTTCATGACCACCCATTATATGGAAGAAGCTGAAAATTGCGATCGAATTGCCATTATTGATCATGGTGACATCGTTGCTTTAGATTCACCTGAAAGCCTAAAAGAACAAGTGGGTGGCGATGTGATTACGATCCGAACAGATCAGAATGAAGCAATGATAGGTGCTATAGGGGAAAAATATGGCCTACAAAGCACTTTAGTGGGTGATTCCATCCGCCTAGAAGTCCAAGATGGTTCTTCTTTTATCCCTCGTGTGGTAGCAGACTTTCCCGGTGCAATTCAGAGCATTCATGTTCATGAACCGACTCTCGATGATGTCTTCTTAAAAATAACAGGCCGGGCCATTCGTGATGAATTGATTAGCGAAGCAGAACGATCACGACAAAAAGTAAGAAGTTTTCGCAAAGGAAAGCGGTAA
- a CDS encoding GerAB/ArcD/ProY family transporter yields MKTPGKIGTFELFLLLWIYVTSVILLALPRLYAQDGLSALWLIPIISYIYLLPLLWIIVKLRDYFPDKILVEIPGLLFGKWAVILIGWPLTFYILYITAIALREFGDIVNYTILPETPLWALLLPFMLSVTYGAYKGPEAISRANVLLLPLTLGAFLFLIFSSFSQAEIIFLAPIFGPGLDELAIHAFFRLSIFIEVAILMALYPNIRSAKSLRFVAFYGMAFNVFFISLALLAYGLNFPFASTPHVGSPLYQLIRNINWGRFLQNLESLFVFTTVIMMIVKTSLSLYVATITFAKTVDAPFYQPYVFPLALLTYLYAFMPTDYLTAMKWEYEILRPWGLGLIFALALLLLLVAMWRKKKKRKIKLVRKREQTSL; encoded by the coding sequence ATGAAGACACCTGGCAAAATCGGTACTTTTGAACTCTTTCTATTGCTTTGGATCTATGTAACTTCTGTCATTTTACTTGCCCTTCCTCGTCTATACGCCCAAGATGGCTTAAGTGCTCTCTGGCTCATTCCCATTATTAGCTATATCTATCTTCTGCCTTTGCTCTGGATCATTGTAAAACTACGAGACTATTTTCCTGATAAAATTCTAGTGGAAATCCCTGGCCTTCTTTTCGGTAAATGGGCTGTAATTCTGATCGGTTGGCCCTTAACTTTTTATATTCTTTATATCACAGCCATTGCTCTGCGAGAATTTGGAGATATTGTCAATTACACCATTTTGCCTGAAACGCCTTTGTGGGCTCTCTTATTGCCTTTTATGCTATCTGTTACCTATGGCGCCTATAAGGGTCCTGAAGCAATCAGCCGAGCCAATGTATTGCTCCTCCCCCTTACGCTAGGCGCCTTTCTTTTTCTTATATTTAGTTCCTTTTCTCAAGCCGAAATCATCTTCTTAGCTCCTATCTTCGGTCCAGGCCTTGATGAATTGGCCATCCATGCTTTTTTTCGCCTTTCTATCTTTATTGAAGTGGCTATCTTAATGGCCCTTTATCCGAACATCCGAAGCGCCAAAAGCCTTCGCTTTGTCGCTTTCTACGGCATGGCTTTTAATGTTTTTTTTATTTCACTTGCTTTGTTAGCCTACGGACTGAACTTCCCCTTCGCCTCTACACCTCATGTAGGCTCGCCCCTGTATCAGTTAATTCGTAATATCAATTGGGGGCGGTTCCTGCAGAACTTAGAGTCTCTCTTTGTCTTTACGACAGTGATTATGATGATTGTTAAAACGTCTCTCTCTCTCTATGTGGCCACGATTACCTTTGCCAAAACAGTAGATGCACCTTTTTATCAGCCCTATGTTTTCCCTTTGGCGTTGCTAACCTATCTCTATGCTTTTATGCCTACTGATTATCTTACGGCTATGAAGTGGGAATATGAAATCTTGCGGCCCTGGGGACTGGGCCTGATCTTTGCTTTGGCCTTATTGTTGCTTCTCGTCGCAATGTGGCGCAAGAAAAAAAAGCGAAAAATAAAGCTCGTCCGCAAGAGGGAGCAGACATCGCTATGA
- a CDS encoding ABC transporter permease produces the protein MNLLESIAKTIYVIWYRELLRFRREKSQWAGMVMQPTLYLLFVGTGIASAMAFRGLPEGVEIDYLTFVYPGIIGMSILFTSMFSGVSIIWDREFGFLKEILVAPVPRWAISVGKALGIATIVSFQAVVLLLLSPLAGVPLTVKAALGILPICAMIGFSIGCLGIAIAGRMESLHGFQLISNFLTMPMFFLSGAIFPLHTAPDWLQWLMKINPLTYGVDALRNVIYDGIPTARLMVQHSLSYDLMILALFGLVTATAAATAFNKTE, from the coding sequence TTGAACTTGTTAGAATCAATTGCAAAAACCATTTACGTCATCTGGTATCGAGAACTACTTCGTTTTCGTCGTGAGAAAAGCCAATGGGCGGGTATGGTCATGCAGCCCACTTTGTATTTGCTATTTGTAGGAACAGGTATAGCTTCTGCCATGGCTTTTCGCGGCTTGCCAGAGGGGGTGGAGATTGACTATCTTACCTTTGTTTACCCTGGCATTATTGGCATGTCCATACTTTTTACGTCCATGTTCTCAGGCGTCTCGATTATTTGGGATCGGGAGTTTGGCTTTCTGAAAGAGATTTTGGTTGCACCCGTACCACGCTGGGCCATTTCTGTGGGCAAGGCACTCGGCATTGCTACGATCGTTTCTTTTCAAGCTGTTGTCTTGTTGCTCCTCTCCCCCTTAGCCGGTGTGCCCTTGACTGTGAAAGCAGCTCTTGGCATTTTACCTATCTGCGCCATGATTGGTTTTTCTATTGGTTGTCTTGGTATTGCCATTGCAGGACGCATGGAATCTCTCCATGGCTTTCAATTGATCTCGAATTTTTTAACCATGCCCATGTTTTTTTTAAGCGGTGCCATCTTTCCTTTACATACGGCTCCGGATTGGTTGCAGTGGCTGATGAAGATCAATCCTCTTACCTATGGCGTTGATGCCTTACGCAATGTTATCTATGATGGCATTCCCACAGCACGCCTAATGGTACAACACAGTCTTAGTTATGACTTGATGATACTGGCCCTTTTTGGCTTGGTCACTGCGACTGCTGCAGCGACGGCTTTTAATAAAACGGAGTAG
- a CDS encoding HAD family hydrolase: MKIQIPGREVLVVEHLVLDYNGTIAEDGHLLSSVPPLLEDLSTLFKIHVITADTFGSVERECVSLPVTVHTLESTDHSREKEEFVRSLLGAVVAFGNGANDKEMLRSSDLGIAVLGPEGCAVETLRSAQIVVPSIEKGLALLQKPDRLIATLRR; encoded by the coding sequence ATGAAAATCCAGATACCGGGACGTGAAGTCCTCGTAGTAGAGCATTTGGTTCTTGATTACAATGGTACGATTGCAGAAGATGGCCACTTGCTATCTTCTGTACCGCCTCTATTGGAAGATTTGTCGACTTTATTCAAGATACATGTCATTACAGCCGATACCTTCGGATCGGTAGAGCGGGAATGTGTTTCTTTGCCTGTTACGGTGCACACACTAGAGAGTACTGATCATAGCAGGGAAAAAGAAGAATTTGTTCGCAGTCTACTCGGTGCTGTGGTAGCCTTCGGGAATGGGGCCAATGACAAAGAAATGTTGAGAAGTTCTGATCTAGGAATTGCTGTTCTAGGGCCGGAAGGGTGTGCGGTGGAAACTTTACGCAGTGCTCAAATTGTGGTTCCTTCCATAGAAAAAGGTCTGGCTCTTTTACAAAAGCCAGACCGTCTTATTGCTACCCTGCGGCGTTAA
- a CDS encoding Ger(x)C family spore germination protein: MIKSIGNKKKLGTLLLLFLSPLWLTSCWDKKELDQMAFVLSMGIDQSPQGLIEVTARIAVPEAIVGGGGGGGDQSTSPAEISKVVTIAARTIPEGFALLEATVERRVTFTQCRTVVIGEELVRQGLDQILDFFNRHREFRRTLIFFMSKGSPAREIFQHAVPVLEENIARYIEDIVDIQRQFGFSPFVRLHDLNNEMEVYHLDGLIPIMAINPEVAKEKEGTEVKPRPTSEFRADEGSVEEEVRNIPSTLHRSGGNPVSYIGAGVLVGGHLVGYMDADEVRITEIIRGRYQTGIWTFPDPMEEGKYVSVILDQQKPVRIKVDESTDPIRIEISARLLGKLLEVQAGPYVTPEAFRFLEEAIAEELNQQALDLIQRMQALPADPFYLIRPLRWRTLTTKEYMALPWHEWYQKADIVVSIQPEIEFFGFQLAPARPNPATQKLLPPETTEEEDLSGEAEWE, from the coding sequence ATGATCAAATCAATAGGGAACAAAAAAAAACTAGGGACTCTTCTTCTACTTTTTCTATCTCCTCTATGGCTTACGTCTTGTTGGGATAAGAAAGAGTTAGATCAAATGGCTTTTGTCCTTTCCATGGGCATTGATCAAAGTCCACAAGGACTTATTGAAGTAACAGCGCGCATTGCCGTTCCTGAAGCGATTGTAGGTGGTGGTGGCGGCGGTGGCGATCAATCGACCTCACCAGCAGAAATCTCGAAAGTCGTAACAATTGCAGCTCGTACCATTCCGGAAGGATTTGCTCTGCTAGAGGCAACGGTGGAGCGACGAGTTACTTTTACACAATGTCGTACTGTCGTTATTGGAGAAGAACTGGTACGTCAAGGCCTTGACCAAATTCTAGACTTTTTCAACCGTCATCGTGAGTTTCGGCGAACCCTTATCTTTTTTATGTCCAAGGGTTCTCCCGCTCGAGAAATTTTTCAACATGCTGTGCCTGTCCTGGAAGAGAACATTGCTCGATATATTGAAGATATTGTGGACATACAACGTCAATTTGGCTTTTCACCTTTTGTCCGTCTTCATGATCTGAACAATGAAATGGAAGTTTATCATCTTGACGGATTGATTCCCATTATGGCTATCAACCCTGAAGTAGCTAAAGAAAAAGAAGGAACGGAAGTAAAGCCTCGACCTACTTCTGAATTTAGAGCGGACGAAGGATCTGTAGAGGAAGAAGTGAGAAACATTCCAAGCACGCTGCATCGCTCTGGCGGCAATCCTGTATCTTATATCGGTGCAGGCGTTCTTGTAGGTGGGCATTTGGTAGGCTATATGGATGCCGATGAGGTGCGCATAACAGAAATCATTCGTGGCCGCTATCAGACAGGCATCTGGACGTTTCCAGATCCCATGGAAGAAGGTAAGTATGTTTCTGTTATATTAGATCAACAAAAACCAGTGCGCATCAAGGTCGACGAATCTACAGACCCCATTCGTATAGAAATATCAGCCAGGCTCTTAGGAAAGCTCTTAGAAGTACAAGCTGGTCCCTATGTAACCCCAGAAGCTTTTCGCTTCTTAGAAGAAGCCATTGCAGAAGAACTGAATCAGCAAGCTTTAGATCTGATTCAGAGAATGCAAGCCCTTCCCGCCGACCCTTTTTACTTGATTCGCCCTCTTCGTTGGCGCACTTTAACAACGAAAGAGTATATGGCCCTTCCTTGGCATGAATGGTACCAAAAAGCCGATATCGTTGTTTCGATTCAACCTGAGATAGAGTTCTTTGGTTTCCAATTGGCGCCAGCACGGCCCAATCCTGCTACTCAAAAGTTGCTTCCGCCAGAAACAACAGAAGAAGAGGACTTGTCAGGTGAAGCAGAATGGGAGTAG